In Stenotrophomonas sp. 610A2, one DNA window encodes the following:
- a CDS encoding YadA-like family protein — protein MNIINRSSLLFLAIAGLLITGQASASIIQLGTDAIAYTNGDIAIGDGTRAQGGMAQGQNANAFGSGCYAMALGRNANASCSGSALGGSTAIGFAATSGYGAIAVGDQANARVSSVALGNRTIANDSATAVGTGAVAGTFASTAIGAGAEAGGAGGWVAINGRALGLNSIAIGGVATHSNSIALGTRSTTNRDNQLSVGRPGEERVISNVAAGSQSNDAVIYQQVVPAITGIVSGLGGGATYNPATGVMTASSYVLSMGTYNNVGDALVALDNKPPGSGSESPYFKANGGADTTPATATSQQSTAGGVGSNADGEAATTYGYRSSATQEGTTVGAFTTATARCDAFGYAAECDENDTTSFGREGDESRLVRVAAGRDATDAVNVGQVAPYAAALGGGSNFNHGVFTPPNYVFSTGATFNNVGDALLYLEGLGGGSGPSGPQGPAGQTGADGRSAYQVAVDNGFVGTQAEWLESLQGADGRDGEDGNAGSGSDVAAGDNIEVETNEDGTQTVSLADNIQLSDEGSLTVGGTTVNANGVSIEGGPSMTRDGIDAGGQRITSVANGRIERGSTDAVNGGQIYDLQNNWNDRWTETNSRIDQLSDDVQALGAQSAAMSMMTGAGTYLPVGKVAVSAGVGFYGNKAAFAVGLKARASERSSWSIGISISPDGKPMGGVGYSYTFGQ, from the coding sequence ATGAACATCATAAATAGATCGTCGCTTCTATTCCTTGCCATTGCCGGCCTATTGATTACGGGTCAGGCGAGTGCATCCATTATTCAGTTGGGAACAGATGCAATTGCCTATACGAATGGCGATATCGCTATCGGCGACGGGACGAGGGCTCAGGGTGGCATGGCGCAAGGCCAGAATGCTAACGCATTCGGTTCTGGCTGCTATGCCATGGCGTTGGGACGAAACGCAAATGCCAGTTGTTCCGGCAGTGCATTAGGAGGCAGCACGGCTATCGGTTTTGCGGCAACCTCTGGCTACGGTGCAATCGCGGTCGGTGATCAGGCGAACGCGCGAGTAAGCAGTGTCGCATTAGGAAATAGAACAATTGCGAACGACTCCGCAACAGCGGTAGGGACTGGCGCTGTCGCAGGAACGTTTGCTTCCACCGCAATCGGTGCTGGTGCCGAGGCTGGTGGAGCTGGTGGCTGGGTAGCGATCAATGGCCGCGCACTCGGACTGAACTCAATTGCTATTGGCGGCGTTGCCACCCATTCCAATTCCATAGCACTAGGAACCCGCTCCACCACCAATCGCGACAACCAGCTTTCTGTTGGTCGTCCTGGTGAGGAGCGTGTCATTTCGAATGTGGCCGCTGGCAGTCAGTCCAACGACGCTGTGATTTATCAGCAAGTTGTCCCTGCCATCACAGGCATCGTCTCTGGCTTGGGTGGGGGTGCTACCTACAACCCGGCAACTGGCGTCATGACGGCTTCCAGCTATGTTCTTTCGATGGGCACTTACAACAATGTGGGTGATGCCCTCGTGGCACTGGACAACAAACCACCAGGTAGCGGCAGCGAAAGCCCCTACTTCAAGGCCAACGGCGGTGCCGACACGACACCTGCGACAGCGACTTCCCAACAGTCAACCGCTGGCGGCGTCGGCTCAAACGCCGATGGCGAAGCTGCGACCACATACGGTTATCGCTCCTCAGCTACTCAGGAGGGAACCACTGTGGGTGCATTCACGACTGCAACTGCGCGTTGTGATGCGTTCGGTTATGCGGCCGAGTGCGACGAGAACGACACCACTTCTTTTGGCCGTGAAGGCGATGAAAGCCGCCTGGTTCGTGTCGCTGCTGGTCGCGATGCAACCGATGCTGTCAATGTTGGCCAAGTAGCTCCATATGCAGCTGCATTGGGCGGCGGTTCCAACTTCAACCACGGAGTTTTTACCCCGCCGAACTATGTTTTCTCGACTGGTGCAACGTTTAACAATGTTGGTGATGCATTGCTTTATCTGGAAGGTCTCGGCGGTGGCTCTGGACCGTCCGGGCCCCAGGGGCCAGCTGGCCAGACCGGAGCAGACGGCCGTAGCGCATACCAAGTTGCTGTGGATAATGGTTTTGTTGGCACGCAAGCCGAATGGCTGGAAAGTTTGCAAGGCGCCGACGGCCGCGACGGAGAAGACGGCAATGCTGGTAGCGGCTCGGATGTCGCAGCTGGCGACAACATCGAAGTCGAGACAAACGAAGACGGCACCCAGACTGTAAGCCTTGCCGATAACATTCAGCTATCGGACGAAGGCAGCCTGACTGTCGGCGGCACCACGGTAAACGCGAATGGCGTATCGATCGAGGGTGGCCCTTCGATGACCCGCGATGGCATTGATGCTGGTGGCCAGCGCATCACGAGTGTCGCTAACGGGCGCATCGAGCGCGGATCTACCGATGCCGTGAACGGTGGGCAGATCTACGACCTGCAAAACAACTGGAATGACCGCTGGACTGAGACGAACTCTCGTATCGATCAGCTGAGCGATGACGTCCAGGCCTTGGGTGCCCAGTCAGCAGCAATGTCCATGATGACAGGTGCTGGCACATACCTGCCCGTGGGTAAAGTCGCTGTTAGCGCTGGCGTTGGCTTCTACGGCAACAAAGCAGCATTCGCCGTGGGCCTGAAAGCCCGCGCAAGCGAGCGTAGCTCCTGGTCCATCGGCATCTCCATCTCTCCGGATGGCAAGCCAATGGGCGGCGTGGGCTACTCGTATACCTTCGGTCAGTAA
- a CDS encoding helix-hairpin-helix domain-containing protein: MPQIGSGNEDIIKSWRYCATLQRRTPLAILREHGREVPAGPDEPPTLSSMMWHGIWTPVVDWGDLDEIFAGGSMASDVGPVPTDGGDYLPFLISLRTITEGPGTVASKEAVLLDLVKHIGPGGTPYSKFAKARELVDEVLPRAIHALPVPKPVREDMIRQGWKTLAKVERLSDHELLALKGIGPKSLVAIREFLGTTKIDKSAERALDPQFEPLNAEQSA, translated from the coding sequence ATGCCCCAGATCGGCAGCGGCAACGAGGACATCATCAAGTCCTGGCGCTACTGCGCCACCCTCCAACGCAGGACTCCGCTGGCCATCCTGCGGGAGCATGGCCGAGAGGTCCCTGCCGGACCCGATGAGCCGCCTACCCTCTCCTCAATGATGTGGCACGGGATCTGGACCCCGGTCGTGGACTGGGGCGACCTAGATGAGATCTTCGCGGGCGGCTCCATGGCCTCGGATGTCGGCCCCGTTCCCACCGATGGCGGGGACTACCTGCCATTCCTCATTAGTCTGCGAACCATCACTGAGGGGCCGGGCACCGTTGCCAGCAAGGAAGCGGTGCTTCTGGATCTCGTGAAGCACATAGGCCCCGGTGGGACGCCCTACTCCAAATTCGCCAAGGCAAGGGAGCTTGTGGATGAGGTTCTGCCGCGAGCCATCCACGCCCTTCCCGTCCCAAAGCCCGTCCGAGAGGACATGATCCGGCAGGGCTGGAAGACGCTGGCCAAGGTCGAGCGGCTATCTGACCATGAGCTGCTGGCGTTGAAGGGCATTGGCCCAAAGAGTCTGGTTGCGATCAGGGAGTTCCTAGGGACAACTAAAATCGACAAAAGCGCTGAGCGCGCTTTGGATCCCCAGTTCGAACCGTTGAACGCGGAGCAATCGGCGTAG
- a CDS encoding DUF5710 domain-containing protein, whose amino-acid sequence MNRIYFQVPFSDKDKAKALGARWDTSHRLWFTEDQVVANALSTTWKTLSDITPITALPGEDRQFGGNNLYVDLIPSSCWFVNVRYCIEPQDWQRLGVGIRERAGQQCEICQAKEDKDVGTFLEAHERWEFIEATGEQILRRIICLCSLCHRTTHYGYAQVVGQEAEAREHFMSVNGCSMGELNDHVQEAFEIWRQRKDQAWTLDLRIITDAGIRLKSKPRSETQRDEVERGGLTIATVDVEDFISRML is encoded by the coding sequence GTGAATAGGATCTACTTCCAGGTGCCTTTCTCTGACAAGGATAAGGCCAAAGCGCTAGGAGCCAGGTGGGATACGTCTCACCGGCTCTGGTTCACGGAAGATCAAGTGGTGGCTAATGCTCTTTCCACCACTTGGAAAACCCTCTCAGACATCACGCCGATTACTGCCCTGCCTGGCGAGGACCGCCAATTCGGCGGCAACAACTTGTATGTGGATCTCATCCCGTCAAGTTGCTGGTTCGTCAATGTTCGCTATTGCATCGAACCACAAGACTGGCAGCGGTTAGGGGTTGGCATCCGCGAACGGGCAGGCCAGCAGTGTGAGATATGCCAGGCTAAGGAGGACAAAGATGTCGGCACCTTCCTAGAAGCGCATGAGCGCTGGGAGTTCATCGAGGCAACGGGTGAACAGATCCTCAGACGCATCATCTGCCTGTGCAGCCTTTGCCATAGGACCACGCATTACGGGTATGCCCAAGTGGTTGGTCAGGAAGCAGAAGCGCGTGAGCACTTCATGAGCGTCAATGGCTGCTCTATGGGTGAGCTCAACGATCATGTTCAAGAGGCATTTGAAATCTGGCGCCAGCGAAAAGATCAAGCTTGGACCCTGGATCTCCGCATCATCACCGACGCCGGCATTCGCTTGAAGTCAAAGCCTCGATCTGAGACCCAACGCGATGAGGTAGAGCGCGGCGGGTTGACCATTGCAACGGTCGACGTAGAGGACTTCATTAGCCGGATGCTGTAA
- the mobF gene encoding MobF family relaxase, with protein sequence MISIQRLNARGVNGNGESVVDYLLETEYYLDKSDQKQETMRYGGRGAISLGLLGKAVVKEDMLALAAGFAPDGRALCQNAGAKPTEVIKTNRKGEPVLDDEGNQIIITKDGHRVGFDLTFSAPKAVSVAFAMAEGEDRDAILDAHRKAAQVGMDYLESKVETRRGQAGKTIIDVKGLIYSQHDHLANRNLEPNLHTHTLVYGVSEGSDGNWSTFDARELYRHRMAADQIYRNELAMEMRKLGFGIEQQVEKDIDSQETGRIWWTIAGMSDEVCETFSSRRQEIITYAEEHDIDMQAACLATRRYKDEPSFPEMQAMWRQTMAAMEANEPGLVKTIAELKQFSDVNAQVVSDEQILERLHESEAMFTEHQLVERIGMEYSGRIGQEELFQKIEEFKERTNLVRVNAQQIHDDDKGERLARINTEDRYAAPWMVDWEHEIQHRTQARMEEQHVNVAPETVEQAINDFEAKKGFKISDEQRHAVEHITMGTGGVAVLSGLAGTGKTTVSDLYSQAFIAEGKRMIGVAVSNNAAQKLQAESGMDSASVAKTLSMLRKGEMTLSDKDVVVLDEAGMVDTKDTRLLMVACHEAGAKLIMQGDTHQLQPVGAGAGMSLAKEVAGDAMLTEIRRQKKAQDRETAKDFYDQDEFGNVINRTDVKSRAETVAKGQKILANLLANDHVEEYGTQKQVVRGAIADYLASQVDISERLLVAHSRAEVAEANDLVRAAMKATGELGQRDVEFKARDGKHWKQMSLAEGDLIKFTTRDDNLGVINGSRAKVEKIKQAWEKGGGFDITVRIESDIKEDDGRTFTFNTHEYNALAHRYANTVHSAQGQGKQEIYHILNTGMADNQSTLVAFTRLTGGHYKLYGTGDDIENLSERLGLDRLKGNAVQAGLRDKPISVLEAETARMLENHSLPTAEPAKRQEQVASEIQSRKTLEDVVGQFAEKVAARRGQGQENTQTSSQVQRRGRGQSL encoded by the coding sequence ATGATCAGCATTCAACGCCTCAATGCCCGTGGCGTAAACGGGAACGGTGAAAGCGTGGTGGACTACCTGCTGGAAACCGAATACTACCTGGACAAGTCAGACCAGAAACAAGAGACGATGAGATATGGGGGCAGGGGGGCCATCTCTCTTGGGCTGCTTGGCAAAGCCGTCGTGAAAGAAGACATGCTAGCCCTGGCTGCTGGCTTCGCTCCGGATGGCCGTGCCTTATGCCAGAACGCTGGTGCAAAGCCCACCGAGGTTATCAAGACCAATCGTAAGGGTGAGCCCGTGCTCGATGATGAGGGTAATCAGATCATCATCACCAAAGATGGCCACCGTGTGGGGTTTGACCTGACCTTCTCCGCGCCTAAGGCCGTCAGTGTGGCATTCGCCATGGCTGAGGGAGAGGATAGGGACGCCATCTTGGATGCGCATCGCAAGGCAGCCCAAGTTGGCATGGACTACCTAGAAAGCAAAGTGGAAACCCGTCGAGGTCAGGCAGGGAAGACCATCATCGACGTGAAGGGCTTGATCTATTCGCAGCATGACCATCTGGCTAACAGGAACCTGGAACCCAACTTGCACACTCACACCCTGGTCTATGGAGTTTCGGAAGGGAGTGATGGCAACTGGTCAACCTTTGATGCGCGCGAGCTCTACCGGCATCGCATGGCGGCTGATCAAATCTATCGCAATGAACTTGCGATGGAGATGCGCAAGCTTGGCTTTGGCATCGAGCAGCAGGTAGAGAAGGATATCGATAGCCAAGAGACAGGACGCATTTGGTGGACAATTGCGGGTATGTCGGATGAGGTGTGCGAGACGTTTTCAAGCCGACGCCAGGAAATTATCACCTATGCCGAAGAGCACGATATCGACATGCAGGCCGCATGCTTGGCCACGCGCAGGTATAAGGATGAACCTTCATTCCCTGAGATGCAGGCCATGTGGCGCCAGACGATGGCAGCCATGGAAGCCAATGAGCCGGGACTGGTCAAAACGATTGCGGAGTTGAAGCAGTTTTCCGATGTCAATGCGCAAGTAGTCAGTGATGAGCAGATCTTGGAGCGATTGCACGAGTCCGAAGCCATGTTCACCGAACACCAATTGGTCGAGCGCATCGGGATGGAGTATTCCGGGCGTATTGGTCAGGAGGAGTTATTCCAGAAGATTGAGGAGTTCAAGGAACGAACAAACCTGGTCCGCGTCAACGCTCAACAGATCCATGACGACGACAAGGGCGAGCGGTTGGCCCGGATCAATACTGAGGACCGCTATGCCGCCCCCTGGATGGTCGATTGGGAGCACGAGATCCAGCACCGAACCCAGGCCCGCATGGAGGAGCAGCATGTCAACGTGGCTCCTGAGACGGTGGAGCAAGCCATCAATGATTTCGAAGCCAAGAAGGGCTTCAAGATCTCAGATGAGCAGCGGCACGCCGTTGAGCACATCACGATGGGCACGGGCGGTGTTGCCGTTCTGTCTGGCCTCGCCGGCACCGGCAAGACAACCGTTTCCGATCTCTACAGCCAGGCCTTCATTGCGGAAGGCAAGCGGATGATCGGCGTTGCCGTATCCAACAATGCCGCTCAGAAGCTCCAAGCTGAAAGTGGCATGGACAGCGCATCCGTTGCCAAGACTCTTTCGATGCTGAGGAAGGGCGAGATGACGCTCTCTGACAAAGACGTCGTGGTTTTGGATGAAGCTGGCATGGTGGACACCAAGGACACTCGCTTGTTGATGGTGGCCTGCCATGAGGCTGGCGCCAAACTCATCATGCAGGGCGATACCCACCAGTTACAACCCGTAGGTGCAGGCGCCGGAATGAGCTTGGCTAAGGAAGTTGCAGGAGACGCCATGCTGACCGAGATCCGTCGTCAGAAGAAGGCGCAAGATCGCGAGACCGCGAAGGATTTCTACGACCAGGACGAATTCGGGAATGTAATCAATCGGACGGATGTGAAGTCCCGTGCTGAAACAGTCGCGAAGGGGCAGAAGATCTTGGCCAATCTGCTAGCCAACGATCATGTGGAGGAATACGGCACGCAAAAGCAAGTCGTGCGAGGTGCAATCGCTGACTACCTAGCAAGCCAAGTCGATATCAGCGAACGCCTGCTTGTGGCCCACTCTCGAGCTGAGGTGGCCGAAGCCAATGACCTTGTGCGAGCAGCAATGAAGGCTACTGGGGAGCTGGGTCAGCGGGACGTCGAGTTCAAGGCGCGCGATGGCAAGCATTGGAAACAGATGAGCCTGGCTGAGGGCGACCTGATCAAGTTCACGACCCGGGATGACAACCTGGGCGTGATCAATGGCTCCCGCGCCAAGGTCGAGAAGATCAAGCAGGCTTGGGAGAAGGGTGGGGGCTTCGACATCACCGTGCGCATCGAGTCCGACATCAAGGAGGACGATGGCCGGACCTTCACGTTCAACACCCACGAATACAACGCCCTGGCGCATCGCTACGCCAACACCGTGCACTCAGCGCAAGGGCAAGGCAAGCAGGAGATCTACCACATCCTCAACACCGGCATGGCGGACAACCAATCCACCCTCGTGGCCTTTACCCGCCTAACCGGTGGCCACTACAAGCTCTATGGCACAGGTGATGACATCGAGAACCTGAGCGAGCGGTTGGGGCTGGATCGCCTGAAAGGCAATGCTGTCCAGGCTGGATTGCGGGACAAGCCGATCTCCGTGCTGGAAGCCGAAACTGCCCGCATGTTGGAAAACCACTCCCTACCAACCGCTGAGCCTGCCAAGCGCCAGGAGCAAGTGGCTAGCGAGATCCAGAGCCGAAAGACCCTGGAAGACGTGGTTGGCCAGTTCGCTGAGAAGGTAGCCGCCAGGCGTGGCCAAGGCCAAGAGAACACGCAGACCAGCTCGCAGGTTCAACGGCGCGGGCGCGGCCAGAGCCTCTGA
- a CDS encoding GIY-YIG nuclease family protein has protein sequence MSTHGWGRTQKYRSRPRYLYALLFDNGACYIGQTVNLKSRLDQHQLPSGGWMGAPFKMVRLGQAMGTQLHAEDHEYAWRYKAQNAGWIVYAKPPSIVIDATRRMTLKRRLLALGMRWPRKHRRTLGGWRWAAGILAVAALMILAR, from the coding sequence ATGAGCACCCACGGATGGGGCCGAACCCAAAAATACCGCTCCCGCCCTCGGTATCTCTATGCCCTGCTCTTCGACAACGGCGCTTGCTACATCGGCCAAACCGTCAATCTGAAATCCAGACTGGACCAACATCAACTTCCTAGCGGTGGATGGATGGGTGCGCCGTTCAAGATGGTGCGACTTGGCCAAGCCATGGGAACGCAACTGCATGCTGAGGATCACGAATACGCATGGCGCTATAAGGCGCAGAACGCGGGGTGGATCGTCTACGCCAAGCCACCCTCCATCGTCATTGATGCCACCCGGCGGATGACCCTGAAGCGCCGCCTGTTAGCCCTGGGCATGCGGTGGCCGCGGAAGCATCGCCGCACCCTGGGGGGGTGGCGATGGGCTGCTGGCATCCTTGCCGTGGCAGCACTAATGATCCTGGCCCGGTGA